The DNA sequence GATATCCTCTCGCGGAATGCCAATGCCGACGTTGACCTCTGGGGTTATTTGGCCTTCGGCCGGCTCTTCTGGGAAGGGGGCAGCTTCCCTTATCAGGATATCTTTACTTATGTGCCGACCCATACCGTCTGGGTCTACCACGAATGGCTCACCGGCGTCCTCTTCTATCCGATCTATGCCCACCTGGGTGCCGCCGGCCTGCAATCGCTAAAAATGATTTTCGCCTTTGCCTCTTTATCCTTGATTTTCGCCACGGCGCGCCGCCGCGGGGCCAGCTTTTACGGCGCAGCGCTGATATTAATTGTCATGAGTGGATTTCTGATGGGCGGTTACAGTCCGGTGAGGGCCCAGGTATTCACCTATTTCTTTTTTACCCTGACGCTGTATCTCTTGGAGACCGCCAGGCTGACCTGCCGCTGGAGAGGACTTTGGCTGTTCATACCCATCCAGGTGGCCTGGTGTAACCTGCACGGCGGCTTTCTGGCCGGACTGGGATTAATCTTCATCTATGCCGCGGGCGAAGCCCTGGCGCGCCGCCCCTTCTGGCCCTATCTGACGATCCTGGGGCTGTCGGCCCTGGCAACCTTAATAAACCCGTATGGTTTGCAGTATTGGCTTTTTATGATGCAGGCGGCAACTATGCCCCGGCCGGAAATCACCGAATGGGCTTCGATACTTTCAGCCTACAAATTAGGATTGCAGGCAAAATATCTCTATTATTTTGCTGCCGTTTGCATCTTTGTGGGTTCCCTGATCTGGGTCTGCCGCTGGCGCGAGCTGACGGCCGGATTAGCCCTGGCTATAACCTTCTGCCTGGGTCTGAAACACATCCGCCATCAGGAATTTTTCCTCATACTGAGCGCCGCCTACCTGGCGGCACCGCTGTCTTCATATCTAACCGTCCTGAATAACCGTCCTCGGATACAAGCATTACGCCATCGCTTGGTTTGGCACCTCTTCTTAATCTTCTTTATGACAATTTTTTTCTTGATCTCTCAACGGATGATATCCCAGAACCCCTTTAGTCTTAAGGTGCCAAGCTGCACGGCAAAAGACCAGGGAAGTATAAGTTATCCTGTAAACGCAGTTGATTTTATCCGTTCCAAAAAACTAGATGGCAGACTCTTAACTGAATTCAATTGGGGCGAGTATCTCCTCTGGACCCTGTACCCCCAATGTCTGGTGGCCGTGGACGGGCGTTACGAGACGGTCTATCCCGACAAGGTGATGCAATCATATTGGGATTTTAAATATGCCCGTCCCGGTTGGGAAAAATTCCTGCAAGAGTACCCGCCTGATATGGTTCTATTGCAGACGAATAGCAAGGTGTATCCGCTCTTGCAGAAAGAGCCGGACTGGCGGGAGGTTTACACCGACGCCGGCTCCGGCTTATTCGTCCGCAGCAGCAACTAGGACAATAGTCCAGAGACAGCCAAGTTTCTGTTAGCAGGCAAATTCCTGCTTCCATTTTTCCCGCCTCCAGATAAGCTGCTAAAGTTCGTACAATTTTTTCTTTACCTGGGCTGCTTTTTTGTTTATGATAACCTTGTGTTAACCGATTCTCAGCTAACATCCTTTAAGTGCAAGGCTTTTTCAGGTTGAGAGACATACCCTGCTACAGGTAGGAATCGCGGAGGACAGATGAACAAATCGCAGCTTATTGAAGCCCTGGCAAAAGCTGAAAACCTGACCATAAAGAGGGCAGAAATGGTAGTCAATACCCTGTTCGAGAATATGACAAACGCCTTGGTGCAAGATGAGCGTATCGAGATACGCGGTTTTGGCAGTTTCAAGGTCAAATGTTATGAGGGCTATCAGGGACGCAATCCGAAAACCGGGGAAGTAATTGAGGTTTGTGATAAAAAGCTGCCTTTTTTCAAGGTCGGCAAAGAATTGAAAGAACGGGTTGACAGCTCTGCAGAAGAATAGATCTGTCAGCATGAAAATATTCATCCTGGTCGTGCTAGACGGGGAGCTAGCGGTGCCCTGTTGCCCGAGATCCGCTTAGCGGGGTTGAATTCCCACTCAAAGGATTGCAGCGTTGTTCGGGTCCTGAACGCCAAGCGGGGGAATTGGACCCCACGCAACGGACGCTTGTGAACCCCGTCAGGTCCGGAAGGAAGCAGCGGTAAGCAAGGCGGTGCGTGTCGTGGCGGCTTCTAATTCAAAACCCTTGGCGTCCAGTTCGAGCGATGGCGGATTCGATGAGGGGTGCACGGCCAGGTTATTCCTTTCTCAACTGATCCCCTGCCGATAATCCCGCGATTCACCTAAGCATTGTTTAGGTGGCCTCTCCCGCTTCATATCTTTCCGTCAAACTTGACAGGTAGCCATGGGGAAAGATATAAAAAGAACAAGCAATCAGCCAGCTCCGATGCTGGATTGCGGATAATCACTATGAAAACCAAATTCATCTTCATTACCGGCGGCGTTCTGTCCTCCTTGGGCAAAGGGGTGGCTGCGGCCGCTATCGGGGCCTTGCTGGAGAGCCGCGGCCTTAAGGTCACCTATCTGAAATTGGACCCATACATCAACGTCGACCCCGGCACCATGAATCCTTTTCAGCACGGAGAGGTCTACGTCACCGACGACGGGGCCGAAACCGACCTGGACCTGGGCCACTATGAGCGATTTACTACCGTCACCCTGGGTCAGGAAAATAATTACACCACCGGCAAGATTTATTACCGGGTCATCTCCAAGGAGCGGCGGGGGGATTATTTGGGCGGCACGGTCCAGGTCATTCCCCATATCACCGATGAGATCAAGCAGACCATTTTGAATATCGCCCCCCAGGTGGACGTGGCTATCGTCGAGATCGGCGGCACTGTGGGCGATATCGAAAGTCTGCCTTTTCTCGAGGCTATCCGTCAATTCAAAGGTGATGTGGGCAAAAACAACGTCTGTTATATCCATCTTACCCTGGTGCCCTATATCAAGACCGCCGGCGAGGTCAAGACCAAACCGACCCAGCACAGCGTCAAAGAACTGCGCAGCATCGGTATCCAACCGGATATTCTGCTCTGCCGCACTGAAAAAAATCTCTCCGCCGATATCAAGGCGAAGATCGCCCTCTTCTGCAACCTGGAGCCTGGCTGCGTCATAACCGCAATCGACGTGGACAGCATTTATAAGATCCCCCTCCTTTTGCATGAAGAAGGTCTGGATGAGAGGATCGTCGAAATATTGAATATCTGGACCAGGTCTCCCCGCCTCGAATTCTGGCAGGACCTGGTGGATCGCCTCAAACATCCTATCGAATCGGTAGATATCGGCATTATCGGCAAATATGTCAACCTGCGGGAGTCCTACAAAAGCCTGCACGAGGCCCTGGTGCATGGCGGCCTGGCTCATCGGGCCCAAGTCAACCTGCATTACATAGACTCCGAATTAGTGGAGCGGGAGGGGCCGGAAGTCCACCTGCAACAGCTCCAGGGAATCTTGGTGCCGGGCGGTTTCGGCTACCGCGGCGTAGAAGGGAAAATTCAGGCCATCCAATATGCCCGGCTGCAGCGTATCCCCTACTTTGGCATCTGTTTCGGCATGCAACTGGCAGTTATTGAGTTTGCCCGCAACGTTGCCGGCCTGGCCAATGCCCAGAGCGAGGAGTTCGACTCGGAAAACCCCTATCCGGTCATTTATCTCATGCGGGAATGGTTTGATTACCGCCGCCAGGCCATTGTCCGTCGGGAGCGGTCCACTGACAAGGGCGGCACCATGCGTTTGGGCGCTTATCCTTGCGTTTTAAAGGAACATTCTCTGGCCGCGCGGGCTTATCAGACGTTGACCTTCCATGAACGACACCGCCATCGGTATGAATTTAACAATTCTTTCCGCGAAGCCCTGACCCAGCATGGCCTTCATGTGAGCGGTACCTCGCCGAATGGAGAGCTCGTCGAAATAATCGAACTGGAAGATCATCCCTGGTTTTTGGGGTGTCAATTCCATCCCGAGTTCAGGTCTCGTCCTCTACAGCCACACCCCCTGTTTCAGGATTATATCCGGGCCTGCATTGAGTACAAGCGAGGTTAACCGGCCGGCCGCGATGCACACCGTCACTATTGCTGATTTCACCCTGGGCGAAGGAAGGCTGGCATTTATCGCCGGTCCCTGCGTCATCGAATCCAAGACCCTGACCTTGGAAGTAGCTCACGCCCTCAAGGCCTACGCCGTCGAATTGCAGGTCCCGCTCATTTTCAAGGCCTCCTTTGACAAGGCCAATCGCACCTCTGTTACCTCTTTTCGCGGTCCCGGCCTCAACCAGGGTCTGGAGATTCTGGCGCTGGTCAAAGAAGAGGTCGGACTGCCGGTGCTTTCCGACATCCATGAGACAGCCCAGGCGATACCCGCTGCCCAGGTTCTGGATGTCTTGCAGATACCAGCTTTTTTGTGTCGCCAGACCGACCTGATCGAAGCTGCAGCCCACACCGGCAAACCCCTCAATATCAAAAAAGGGCAGTTCCTGGCCCCCTGGGATATGGCCCAGGCGGCGGCCAAGGCGGCCAAGGCGGGCAATACCTCCCTCCTGCTCACCGAACGGGGCGTGCTGTTCGGATATAATAACCTGGTCGTGGATTTTCGGAGCCTGCCCCTCATGCGCCGTCTGGGCTTTCCGGTGGTGATGGATGTCACACACAGTGTTCAACTCCCCGGCGGTCAGGGAAGTTGTTCCGGGGGAGATCGGCAGTTCATCCCGCACCTAGCCCGCGCCGCGGTAGCGGTAGGGGTCGACGCCGTCTTTATGGAAGTCCATCCGAATCCCGATAAGGCATTATGCGACGGCCCCAACAGCCTGCCTCTGCATGAAGTGCCCCGACTCTGGCGCCAATTGTTGGACATCCAGGCCC is a window from the Desulfobacca acetoxidans DSM 11109 genome containing:
- a CDS encoding CTP synthase, which codes for MKTKFIFITGGVLSSLGKGVAAAAIGALLESRGLKVTYLKLDPYINVDPGTMNPFQHGEVYVTDDGAETDLDLGHYERFTTVTLGQENNYTTGKIYYRVISKERRGDYLGGTVQVIPHITDEIKQTILNIAPQVDVAIVEIGGTVGDIESLPFLEAIRQFKGDVGKNNVCYIHLTLVPYIKTAGEVKTKPTQHSVKELRSIGIQPDILLCRTEKNLSADIKAKIALFCNLEPGCVITAIDVDSIYKIPLLLHEEGLDERIVEILNIWTRSPRLEFWQDLVDRLKHPIESVDIGIIGKYVNLRESYKSLHEALVHGGLAHRAQVNLHYIDSELVEREGPEVHLQQLQGILVPGGFGYRGVEGKIQAIQYARLQRIPYFGICFGMQLAVIEFARNVAGLANAQSEEFDSENPYPVIYLMREWFDYRRQAIVRRERSTDKGGTMRLGAYPCVLKEHSLAARAYQTLTFHERHRHRYEFNNSFREALTQHGLHVSGTSPNGELVEIIELEDHPWFLGCQFHPEFRSRPLQPHPLFQDYIRACIEYKRG
- a CDS encoding HU family DNA-binding protein, with protein sequence MNKSQLIEALAKAENLTIKRAEMVVNTLFENMTNALVQDERIEIRGFGSFKVKCYEGYQGRNPKTGEVIEVCDKKLPFFKVGKELKERVDSSAEE
- the kdsA gene encoding 3-deoxy-8-phosphooctulonate synthase translates to MHTVTIADFTLGEGRLAFIAGPCVIESKTLTLEVAHALKAYAVELQVPLIFKASFDKANRTSVTSFRGPGLNQGLEILALVKEEVGLPVLSDIHETAQAIPAAQVLDVLQIPAFLCRQTDLIEAAAHTGKPLNIKKGQFLAPWDMAQAAAKAAKAGNTSLLLTERGVLFGYNNLVVDFRSLPLMRRLGFPVVMDVTHSVQLPGGQGSCSGGDRQFIPHLARAAVAVGVDAVFMEVHPNPDKALCDGPNSLPLHEVPRLWRQLLDIQALRKHWEEG